The genomic window GTGATCGGTTGCGGCGTGCCGCATCTCGGACGCGGCCAGCACGGCAATTTTCTCATCGAACTGCGCAACGTCATGGCCGAGGTTTCGGGCATCCGCCGCCTTGGCGCCGCCTCGCTCGACCTCGCCTATGTCGCCGCCGGCCGGATGGACGGCTTCTGGGAAACCGGCCTTTCGGCCTGGGACATCGCGGCCGGCCTTCTGCTGATCCGCGAGGCCGGCGGCTTCGCGTCGGACATGGCCGGCGGACAGGACATGCTGGAGAACGGCTCGGTGGTTGCCGGCAACGAGGTCATTCACCGCGCCTTGCTCAAAACCGTGAAGAAGCCGCTCGCGCCGCGCTGAAGCGCCGCAGTCGCAAAACCGCAACCAAACCTTGAAATACTGCCCTGCGACCGCCCAGATGAGGGTGACGCAGGAAAACCAGGCCGTGAGCAACAGCCAGCAAAATCCCGACATTCCCATTCCGTTCGTCGGACGCTGGCATTACTCGCGCGCTGAAATGATCGCCGACGGCATCGTCCACGCGGTCGGCATCGTGCTGGCAATATCAGCCGGTTCGGCGCTGCTGGCGCTGGCTGCCTTTCACACCGGGCCCGGCGAGTACATCGCGGCAGCCTTCTATGTGATCTCGCTGCTCACCGTGCTGTCGGTCTCGCTGGCCTACAATCTGTGGCCGGTATCCTCCCCGGCCAAGTGGATATTGCGGCGCTTCGACCATGCCGCGATCTACCTGCTGATCGCCGCGACCTATACGCCCTTCCTCGCCCAGCTCGACAACTCGCCGCTGGCCAGGTGGATGATCGTCCTTGTCTGGACGGCAGCCGCGATCGGCATCGCCATCAAGGTCGCTCTCCCCGGTCGCTTCGACCGGCTGGCGATCGTCTTCTATCTGGCCATCGGCTGGAGCGGCATCGTCCTGGTGAAGCCGCTCGTCCAGACGCTGCCGACGACCTCGATCGTGCTCATCGTTGCCGGCGGCATCGTCTATTCCTGTGGCGTCATCTTCTTCGCCTGGAAGGCGCTGCGCTTCCACAATGCGCTTTGGCATGGCTTTGTCGTCACGGGCGCCGGCCTGCATCTTGCAGCCATGGTCGACTGCCTGGTGATAAACCGGTTCTGATCCCGGCCGTGGTGCAGCGCGTTCTGGCCTTGAATCCGAGGTTCGTTCGCGGCACTGCTACAGAATGATGCGGATTTGGCAATCGCCACTCAGGTGGGCAATATTGCCAAGCGCCATTCAATTTGGTCACAATTGCGTTTAGAGTCACGTTCGACGTGATCGGCGGCATCGGAAACGGGGCACGGATGGCTTTACTCAAATCCTTCGGCATGGGCAGGCGCTCCGACGTCCTGATCTATGATCCCCATAAACTGTCGAGCCCGCAGGTCTTTCTTCTGACCATGGTGATCTTCCTGGTGATCGTCGCGTTCATCGCCGCGATCCTGACCCGCCAGATCTCGACCGCCTTTGTCACCAATCCCGGCCTCAATGGCCTGATCATCGGCGTGCTCGTCGTCGGCATCCTGCTGGCCTTCGTCCAGGTCGGGCGTCTGTTTCGCGAAGTGCGCTGGGTCAACTCCTTCCGTGCCGGTTCCGAGACCACCGAGCCGGTGCTGCTGGCGCCGATGAAGGCGATGATCGGTCGCTCGTCATCGATGGCCTTCTCGACCAGCTCGATGCGCACCATGCTCGATTCCATCGCCACCCGCCTCGACGAAAGCCGCGACACGTCGCGCTATCTCGTCGGCCTGCTGGTGTTCCTCGGCCTGCTCGGCACTTTCTGGGGCCTTTTGAACACCATCGCCTCGATCCGCGAGACCATCGAGTCGCTCGATCCCGGCACCGGCGACGCCGCCGCGGTGCTCGATTCCCTGAAGCAGGGGCTTTCGGCGCCGCTGGCAGGCATGGGCACGGCGTTCTCGTCGTCGCTGTTCGGCCTGTCGGGATCGCTGGTGCTCGGCTTCCTCGACCTGCAGGCGGGTCGCGCGCAGACGCGCTTCTACACCGAGCTTGAAAACTGGCTGTCCTCGGTCACCGACCTGTCGTCCGACATAGTCGTCTCCGATCCGGCCAAGACTGAATCCTCCGACGAGATCCGCGTCCTGTCGGAAAGGTTGCGAAGCATGCAGGAAAATGGCGGCGGTTCAAATCCGCGCGTTGCCACCGCCATGGCCAATCTTGCCGACGGCATTTCGGGCCTGGTCAAGAACATGCGCTCGGAACAGCAGATCATGCGTGACTGGGTCGAAGCCCAGTCCGACGAACAGAAGGCCATGCGCAACACACTGGAGAAGATCGCCGACGCCCTGAAGAAGCCTGGGGTGCATTGACGTGGCCTTGGCACGTGGCCGGCGTACCGATCGCCGCATCGACTACTGGCCAGGCTTCGTCGACGCGCTGTCGACGCTGCTCCTGGCGATCATGTTCCTGCTCACCGTCTTCGTGCTGGCGCAGTTCCTGCTCGGCCGCGAAATCTCCGGCAAGGACACGGTGCTCAACCGCCTCAACTCGCAGATCAACGAACTGACCCAGCTTCTGGCGCTGGAGCGCTCGACGGCGCAGGACAAGGAAGATTCGCTTGCCAACATGCAGGCATCGCTGTCGGCGGCCGAAGCGGAAAAAAGCCGGCTCGAACAGCTGCTGTCGCAGGGTGCCGGCGCCGGTGACGCGGCCAACCAGCGCGCCACCGCGCTGACGGGCGAACTCGACAGCCAGCGCCAGATCAGCCAGCAGGCGCTGAGCCAGGTCGAGATCCTCAACCAGCAGATCTCGGCGCTGCGCAAGCAGATCGGCGCGCTCGAGGATGCGCTCAACGTCTCCGAAACGCGCGACCGCGATTCCAACACCAAGATTGCCGATCTCGGCCGCCGCCTCAACGTCGCGCTGGCGCAGCGCGTGCAGGAATTGAACCGCTACCGCTCCGATTTCTTCGGCCGCCTGCGCGAAATCCTCGCCGATCGCGAAAACATCCGCATTGTCGGCGACCGTTTCGTCTTCCAGTCCGAAGTGCTGTTCCCGACCGGCTCCGAAGTGATCAACGACGCGGGCAAGGTCGAGATGAAGAAGCTCGCCGACGCCATCATCGAGCTGCAGAAAGAGATCCCGCCGGAGATCAACTGGGTGCTGCGCGTCGATGGCCATACCGACAACAAGCCGCTGTCGGGCACCGGCCGCTACCGCGACAACTGGGAATTGTCGACGGCGCGATCGACCTCCGTGGTGAAGTTCCTGATCGAAAACGGCGTGCCGGCCAACCGGCTGGTCGCCGCCGGCTTCGGCGAGTTCCAGCCGCTCGATCCCGCCGACACCGACGAGGCGCGCAACAAGAACCGCCGTATTGAACTGAAGCTCACCGAACGTTGATCCATCATCCCGCGATATCACGCGAATTTGTTCGTCAACGCAACCCTAGGGCGCAGATCACGATCGGCAAGACCTGAAAACATTATCTTTTTTTAATTACACATCGTTGCGGAGTGGTCCTAGCTTCCCCTTGGGCCGAGAACCGCCGGCGATGGCTCCCATCATCGCGACGCGACGGAACCGGACGGCCCGCGGCCGGGAGGCAACGGGAGCAACCGCCGCCTTCCACAATCAAGGGAGACGCAGCCATGCGCTCTTTCACGTCCAAGACCTCGCTCAAGACTGCAACTGTCGCTGCGTTCCTCGTCGCCATTCCGTTTGCCGGCGCCTATGCGGCGGGCCACCACAAGGGTGCCCTCGATGAGACCGCCCCGATCGTGTTCAACGGCCCACGTGTCGATGGCATTATTGGCCAGCTGCAAGGCATCGATAGCGGCATCAAGGACGCCGAGCAGCAGAAGCTGATCACGCCAGCCGAGGCGCACAGCCTGCAGATGCGTGCCGCCGACATCAGCAGGGTTGCTGAAAGGACGGCGGCCTCGGACAATGGTCGGATACCTTCAGCGCAATATCATCAGCTCCTGCGCCGCGTCGACCATCTCGACCAGCGGCTCATGATCGACACCGGCAGCGGCTTCAACATGGGCGACGGCTCCGATGGCGGGAACTACCCGAACGGCTGATGGCGAATAGAGCAATTTCAGGAAAAGTGTGAAGCGGTTTTCCGTCCGGAATTGCGTCAAACAAAGAGATAGAGCGGTTCTTCGTTTCCGTGAAACGACGAACCGCTCTAATTCAGGAAGGGACCAACTGGCGCCCTCGGGACATTTCGTCCTGCTGGCGCCTTTTTTCACCAGCCCAGCCAGACCGCGATCAAGGCAAGGACAGCCGGCACAGTCTGGATGTAGAGGATTTTCCTGCCCACCGTCGCCGCGCCGTAGAGGCCGGCAATGGCCACGCAGGCAAGGAAGAACACCTTGATCTGGAAACCGGCCGCACCGAGATACAGGCCCCAGATCAGCCCGGCGGCGAGAAAACCATTGTAGAGCCCCTGATTGGCGGCCAGCACCTTCGAGGCGCCGGCAAATTCCGGCGTCAGCCTGAACGTCTTGTGGCCACGCGGCGTGTCCCACAGCACCATCTCCAGATAGACGATGTAGAGATGGATCAGGGCCACCAGCCCGACCAGAATGCTGCCGATCATCTTCTCTCCCCTCCAGGGCGCGCCTACACCGACAGCCAGCATTCCACGCAGGTCCTCGCCTGCGCAAGCAGCATTCCACCGGGCGGGGCGGGCAGCGATCGAGGTACCGCCGCAAGCCATGACTGCATGGCTTGCCATCGACCGCGCATTGGTATCTTTTCCCGCCGTCCATAGTCAGCGGAACCAGCCATGTCCTTTCAGAAACTCGATGATCTCGGCCACAAGCTCGAAGCGCTGGAGCATGCGCTTTCCATTCTC from Mesorhizobium shangrilense includes these protein-coding regions:
- the trhA gene encoding PAQR family membrane homeostasis protein TrhA gives rise to the protein MRVTQENQAVSNSQQNPDIPIPFVGRWHYSRAEMIADGIVHAVGIVLAISAGSALLALAAFHTGPGEYIAAAFYVISLLTVLSVSLAYNLWPVSSPAKWILRRFDHAAIYLLIAATYTPFLAQLDNSPLARWMIVLVWTAAAIGIAIKVALPGRFDRLAIVFYLAIGWSGIVLVKPLVQTLPTTSIVLIVAGGIVYSCGVIFFAWKALRFHNALWHGFVVTGAGLHLAAMVDCLVINRF
- a CDS encoding MotA/TolQ/ExbB proton channel family protein, which codes for MALLKSFGMGRRSDVLIYDPHKLSSPQVFLLTMVIFLVIVAFIAAILTRQISTAFVTNPGLNGLIIGVLVVGILLAFVQVGRLFREVRWVNSFRAGSETTEPVLLAPMKAMIGRSSSMAFSTSSMRTMLDSIATRLDESRDTSRYLVGLLVFLGLLGTFWGLLNTIASIRETIESLDPGTGDAAAVLDSLKQGLSAPLAGMGTAFSSSLFGLSGSLVLGFLDLQAGRAQTRFYTELENWLSSVTDLSSDIVVSDPAKTESSDEIRVLSERLRSMQENGGGSNPRVATAMANLADGISGLVKNMRSEQQIMRDWVEAQSDEQKAMRNTLEKIADALKKPGVH
- a CDS encoding peptidoglycan -binding protein, which gives rise to MALARGRRTDRRIDYWPGFVDALSTLLLAIMFLLTVFVLAQFLLGREISGKDTVLNRLNSQINELTQLLALERSTAQDKEDSLANMQASLSAAEAEKSRLEQLLSQGAGAGDAANQRATALTGELDSQRQISQQALSQVEILNQQISALRKQIGALEDALNVSETRDRDSNTKIADLGRRLNVALAQRVQELNRYRSDFFGRLREILADRENIRIVGDRFVFQSEVLFPTGSEVINDAGKVEMKKLADAIIELQKEIPPEINWVLRVDGHTDNKPLSGTGRYRDNWELSTARSTSVVKFLIENGVPANRLVAAGFGEFQPLDPADTDEARNKNRRIELKLTER
- a CDS encoding DUF1304 domain-containing protein; amino-acid sequence: MIGSILVGLVALIHLYIVYLEMVLWDTPRGHKTFRLTPEFAGASKVLAANQGLYNGFLAAGLIWGLYLGAAGFQIKVFFLACVAIAGLYGAATVGRKILYIQTVPAVLALIAVWLGW